A single genomic interval of Mucilaginibacter robiniae harbors:
- a CDS encoding type III PLP-dependent enzyme domain-containing protein yields the protein MQKLKYERPLIKKMNAGPMSKFGNSACMQPVTQIDGVPVKSLIAQFGSPVFVLSEKQIRRTYRTAARAFKTRYPKVQFAWSYKTNYLNAVCQVFHQEGSWAEVVSGFEYYKALGNGVPGNHIIFNGPNKKREDVLLAIENDSLIHIDHFDELYNLLAICNTINKKPRVAIRVNMDIGVYPVWDRFGFNYENGQAWNAITKIVESGKMQLEGLHCHIGTFMLSASAYGIAAAKLCDLAQRCKTQLYNPIQYLDLGGGFPSANTLKGAYLPSADTIPSVDDFAEVITTTILGYDFKQDELPLLILETGRALIDDAGYLLGSVVANKRLNDGRQGIIMDFGVNSLFTSFWYDHKISPAQECSQHTENMVVYGPLCMNIDVIRESINLPLLNPGDHVVVHKVGAYNLTQWMQFITMRPAVVLIDEQGQPHQIRQPETLEYLEMMEQVPAHLQQKVQV from the coding sequence ATGCAAAAATTAAAATACGAGCGACCATTAATTAAAAAAATGAATGCCGGGCCGATGAGCAAGTTCGGTAATTCGGCCTGTATGCAGCCGGTAACGCAAATTGATGGTGTACCGGTTAAAAGTTTAATAGCACAATTTGGTTCGCCGGTGTTTGTATTGTCTGAAAAGCAGATACGGCGTACTTACCGCACGGCTGCACGGGCCTTTAAAACCCGTTATCCGAAAGTACAATTTGCCTGGAGTTACAAAACCAATTACTTGAATGCTGTTTGCCAGGTTTTTCATCAGGAAGGTAGCTGGGCCGAAGTAGTTTCTGGCTTTGAATATTATAAAGCTTTGGGCAATGGTGTACCAGGAAATCACATTATTTTTAACGGACCGAATAAAAAGCGCGAAGATGTGCTGCTGGCTATTGAAAATGATTCATTAATTCATATTGATCATTTTGATGAACTGTATAATCTGCTGGCTATCTGTAATACGATCAACAAAAAGCCACGTGTAGCCATTCGGGTGAATATGGATATTGGTGTTTATCCTGTTTGGGATCGTTTCGGCTTTAACTATGAAAATGGTCAAGCCTGGAACGCCATTACCAAAATTGTAGAATCAGGTAAAATGCAGTTAGAAGGTTTGCATTGTCATATTGGTACTTTTATGCTGTCAGCATCGGCCTATGGCATAGCTGCTGCCAAGCTGTGCGATTTAGCCCAGCGCTGTAAAACACAGTTGTACAATCCTATCCAGTATTTGGATTTAGGGGGCGGTTTTCCTTCTGCCAATACCTTGAAAGGTGCTTATTTACCCAGTGCAGATACTATCCCCTCGGTTGATGATTTTGCGGAGGTAATTACTACCACCATTTTGGGTTATGATTTTAAGCAGGATGAGCTACCCTTGCTGATTTTGGAAACCGGCCGCGCCCTGATTGATGATGCCGGTTACTTATTAGGAAGCGTAGTGGCTAACAAACGCCTGAATGATGGCCGGCAAGGCATTATTATGGATTTTGGTGTCAATAGTCTGTTCACTTCGTTCTGGTACGATCATAAAATCAGTCCGGCGCAAGAATGCAGTCAGCACACCGAAAACATGGTGGTGTATGGTCCTTTGTGCATGAATATCGATGTAATTCGCGAAAGCATTAATTTACCGCTGCTCAACCCCGGAGATCATGTCGTGGTACATAAAGTTGGGGCTTATAACCTGACACAGTGGATGCAGTTTATTACCATGCGACCTGCTGTAGTATTGATTGATGAACAAGGACAACCGCACCAGATACGTCAGCCCGAAACCCTGGAGTATCTGGAAATGATGGAGCAAGTACCAGCACATTTACAACAAAAGGTACAAGTTTAA